A stretch of Verrucomicrobiota bacterium DNA encodes these proteins:
- the larC gene encoding nickel pincer cofactor biosynthesis protein LarC has translation MKLLHIDAFAGISGDMSVAALRDLGVPEEVFQNALRALAVELPSCRFERGDRNGISGWRFLVSGHEGGGASKTAHHHHDHGHSHSHDDHDHHESHGHHDHGRNHAEIISILEKSSLDEKVKTRALAVFRRIAIAEGGVHGVPPENVSFHEVGAEDSIADIVCACAGFDYLTIDKITCGPLIEGSGHIHCAHGTFPLPAPATLAILKGIPFRQVEEPWEHITPTGAAILAEFSGSFGPMSEMTVTSIGYGLGSRNTPTRPNALRLILGESIQSDLSHTDEVVELRCNLDDLSPEHASSALDALLSAGALDATLTPTVMKKGRSGWILEVLCHEEKVGELSERMLRETTAFGIRHQRLERLKLERHFEEVDTRYGKIQVKIGTLRGEILQRSPEFSSCAEAAALHGVAVRDIHTAALQALDHF, from the coding sequence ATGAAACTCCTTCATATCGATGCCTTTGCCGGAATCAGCGGCGACATGTCCGTTGCTGCACTGAGAGATCTCGGGGTTCCCGAGGAGGTTTTTCAGAACGCACTGAGGGCACTGGCTGTCGAACTTCCCTCATGCCGCTTCGAACGCGGGGACAGGAACGGCATCTCCGGATGGCGCTTTCTCGTGAGTGGCCATGAAGGAGGTGGGGCGAGCAAGACCGCTCACCATCATCATGATCACGGACATTCTCATTCTCACGATGATCACGACCACCACGAGAGCCATGGCCATCACGATCACGGGCGCAATCATGCCGAGATCATCTCCATTCTGGAAAAGAGCTCCCTCGACGAGAAAGTAAAAACCCGTGCTCTTGCTGTCTTCCGAAGGATAGCTATCGCCGAAGGCGGGGTGCATGGCGTCCCTCCTGAAAACGTGAGCTTCCACGAAGTCGGCGCGGAGGATTCGATTGCGGACATCGTCTGCGCCTGCGCGGGATTCGACTATCTGACGATCGATAAGATCACCTGCGGTCCGCTGATCGAGGGCTCCGGACACATCCATTGCGCGCACGGCACATTCCCACTACCGGCACCGGCGACGCTAGCGATTCTGAAAGGTATTCCCTTCCGTCAGGTCGAGGAACCTTGGGAACACATCACTCCGACAGGGGCAGCGATCCTGGCCGAATTTTCAGGAAGCTTCGGCCCGATGTCCGAGATGACGGTGACCTCTATCGGATATGGACTTGGCTCTCGGAACACACCCACTCGTCCCAATGCCCTCCGTCTGATCTTGGGAGAATCCATTCAGTCGGATCTCTCCCATACCGATGAAGTGGTGGAACTCCGTTGCAACCTGGACGATCTGAGTCCGGAACATGCATCCAGCGCTCTTGATGCACTGCTCAGCGCGGGTGCGCTCGACGCCACCCTCACACCTACTGTCATGAAAAAAGGACGTTCGGGATGGATCTTGGAAGTCCTTTGTCATGAAGAGAAAGTGGGTGAACTCTCCGAAAGAATGCTCAGGGAAACGACGGCATTCGGTATCAGGCATCAACGCCTGGAGCGCCTCAAGCTTGAGCGCCACTTTGAGGAGGTCGATACACGTTATGGAAAAATCCAGGTCAAGATCGGCACCCTCCGAGGCGAGATCCTCCAGCGATCACCGGAGTTCTCCTCCTGTGCGGAAGCGGCAGCCCTCCATGGCGTGGCAGTTAGGGACATCCACACGGCCGCACTGCAGGCTCTCGATCATTTTTAG
- a CDS encoding IS110 family transposase, with protein sequence MNTQNTANIHYVAIDVSKATLQVQDDKKAFTVENNSIGHRKLLVHLKGCQKPLVVYEASGGYERELAAFLGKSAIPQAMLNPARVRDFARSEGVRAKTDPIDTRMILAFAKSKALEAIDPPSQESLKLAALLDRREHLVEQMAREKNRLQNSEALIHRSIKRMMKILEKEIAVMDKAISQLVDSTPLLKSRSLTMQSVKGVGKVTAWTLLAYLTEMDHLDRNKLVALAGLAPFNRDSGKMSGRRSIQGGRAKVRKCLYMAAHTAASCNPVISAYVQGLRDRGKPYKCAIVAAMRKLLIHLQCLIKKSQLAPC encoded by the coding sequence ATGAACACGCAGAACACAGCAAACATCCATTACGTCGCCATCGACGTGTCTAAAGCCACCCTGCAAGTCCAGGACGACAAGAAAGCCTTTACCGTGGAGAACAACTCCATTGGGCATCGCAAGCTTCTCGTCCACCTCAAGGGGTGTCAGAAGCCTCTGGTGGTTTATGAGGCTTCGGGGGGCTACGAGCGAGAGCTCGCTGCCTTCCTTGGCAAGTCAGCCATCCCGCAGGCAATGCTCAACCCGGCAAGGGTTCGAGACTTTGCCCGTAGCGAGGGGGTTCGGGCCAAGACCGATCCCATCGATACCCGGATGATCCTGGCTTTTGCCAAAAGCAAAGCCTTGGAAGCCATTGATCCCCCCTCGCAGGAGAGCCTCAAGTTGGCGGCCCTTCTCGACCGGCGGGAGCATCTGGTAGAGCAGATGGCTAGGGAGAAAAACCGCCTCCAGAACAGTGAGGCTCTCATCCATCGATCCATCAAGCGCATGATGAAAATCCTCGAAAAGGAGATTGCCGTGATGGACAAGGCCATCAGCCAACTCGTGGACTCCACGCCCCTCCTGAAGTCACGTTCCCTGACCATGCAGTCGGTCAAAGGGGTGGGCAAGGTCACTGCTTGGACTCTGCTGGCCTATCTCACCGAGATGGACCACCTGGATCGCAATAAACTCGTCGCCCTTGCTGGCCTTGCACCCTTCAACCGCGACAGCGGCAAGATGTCGGGCAGAAGATCCATCCAAGGAGGCCGAGCCAAGGTGCGTAAGTGCCTCTATATGGCCGCCCATACCGCAGCCTCCTGCAACCCGGTGATCTCAGCCTATGTCCAAGGTCTTCGAGACAGGGGAAAACCCTACAAATGCGCCATCGTCGCGGCCATGCGCAAGCTCCTCATCCACCTCCAATGCCTCATCAAAAAATCACAACTTGCCCCTTGCTAA
- a CDS encoding DUF1802 family protein has translation MPIAFKEWALVCEALGSGEQSVLLRKGGIAEGKSGFGFDHNEFYLFPTWFHGQVEKIRKADVALPEQAPDQVTVSYAAHLEWSGRIADKETAHCLSELHVLDASVIEERFVYDTGSGSLGGNGINVAFVRVYRLEPATTLPMQASFGGCRSWVELPEEDFGTMVSVLSDEEHGRRKEVFARVLGLTF, from the coding sequence ATGCCGATTGCGTTCAAAGAGTGGGCCCTTGTCTGCGAAGCTCTCGGGAGCGGTGAGCAGAGTGTCCTTCTGCGCAAGGGAGGAATCGCCGAGGGGAAGAGCGGATTCGGGTTCGATCACAATGAGTTTTATCTCTTTCCCACGTGGTTCCATGGCCAGGTGGAGAAGATCCGCAAAGCAGATGTCGCCCTTCCCGAACAGGCACCCGATCAGGTGACTGTGAGTTATGCAGCTCATCTCGAATGGAGTGGTCGCATTGCCGACAAGGAGACCGCTCATTGCCTGAGCGAGCTTCACGTGCTCGATGCCTCGGTGATCGAGGAGCGTTTTGTCTACGATACGGGTTCAGGATCCCTGGGCGGAAACGGCATCAATGTGGCCTTTGTCCGTGTCTACAGACTGGAACCTGCCACCACGCTCCCGATGCAGGCGAGTTTCGGAGGCTGCCGCTCCTGGGTGGAGCTTCCGGAGGAGGATTTCGGAACCATGGTCTCGGTCCTGAGCGACGAGGAACATGGGCGGCGCAAGGAAGTTTTCGCGCGGGTACTCGGCTTGACATTCTAG
- a CDS encoding CTP synthase encodes MKYIFVTGGVVSSLGKGLAAASLGTLLEHRGLRVTLQKLDPYLNVDPGTMNPLQHGEVYVLADGAETDLDLGHYERFTKCELTRDNNLTSGQVYETVLAKERRGDYLGKTVQVIPHITDEIKSRIRSFEKTGKADILITEIGGTTGDIEGLPFLEAIRQFILQVGHENAILMHVTLVPYIKAAGELKTKPTQQSVAKLREIGLQPEVLICRTEKPLETDVREKLSLYCNVPISSVIEARDVENSIYEFPLMLQTEGLDEKVCQLLHLDTRPADMERWKMVVHSIVNPSRRVKIAVVGKYVELQDAYKSIYESLCHAGGANDCGVDLEIVDAEQIEAEGAEIFLSGVSGILVPGGFGDRGTEGKIAAARYARENKIPFLGICLGMQIATIEFARNVCGLEGANSTEFEPATPHPVIALLDDQKEVTGKGGSMRLGSWPALLKADSLAHKIYGQPEIAERHRHRYEFNNAYRERMEEKGLVISGTSPDGSLVEIIEYRDHPWFIAVQFHPEFLSKPEAPHPLFDEFIRASLANA; translated from the coding sequence ATGAAGTATATTTTCGTCACAGGTGGTGTGGTCAGTTCTCTCGGAAAGGGCCTCGCGGCCGCTTCCTTGGGTACTCTGCTGGAGCATCGCGGGCTGCGCGTGACGCTGCAGAAACTCGATCCCTACCTGAATGTCGACCCGGGCACGATGAATCCCCTCCAGCACGGCGAGGTCTATGTCCTTGCCGACGGAGCTGAAACGGATCTCGATCTCGGGCACTACGAGCGCTTCACGAAATGCGAGCTGACCCGTGATAACAACCTCACCAGCGGCCAGGTCTATGAGACGGTCCTCGCGAAGGAACGCCGCGGCGACTATCTCGGCAAGACGGTCCAGGTGATCCCCCATATCACCGACGAGATCAAAAGCCGTATTCGCAGCTTCGAGAAGACCGGCAAGGCCGACATCCTCATCACGGAAATCGGCGGCACCACCGGTGACATCGAGGGCCTTCCCTTCCTCGAGGCGATCCGTCAGTTCATCCTGCAGGTAGGTCATGAGAACGCGATCCTGATGCACGTGACCCTCGTCCCCTACATCAAGGCCGCCGGTGAGCTGAAGACCAAGCCGACCCAACAGAGCGTCGCCAAGCTGCGCGAGATCGGGCTCCAGCCCGAGGTGCTGATCTGCCGCACCGAGAAGCCGCTCGAAACGGATGTCCGCGAAAAGCTCTCCCTCTATTGCAACGTTCCTATCAGCTCGGTGATCGAGGCAAGGGATGTCGAGAACTCCATTTACGAATTCCCGCTGATGTTGCAGACGGAGGGGCTGGATGAGAAGGTCTGTCAGCTTCTCCATCTGGATACGCGACCGGCCGACATGGAGCGCTGGAAGATGGTCGTCCATTCAATCGTGAATCCGTCACGACGGGTCAAGATCGCCGTGGTCGGCAAGTATGTGGAGTTGCAGGATGCCTACAAGAGCATCTATGAGTCGCTCTGCCATGCGGGAGGTGCCAACGACTGCGGCGTCGACTTGGAGATCGTGGATGCCGAGCAGATCGAGGCTGAGGGGGCCGAAATTTTTCTGAGTGGTGTCTCTGGTATCCTTGTTCCCGGTGGCTTCGGCGACCGTGGGACCGAGGGGAAGATTGCAGCCGCCCGGTATGCCAGGGAGAACAAGATTCCTTTCCTCGGCATCTGCCTAGGCATGCAGATCGCGACGATCGAGTTTGCCAGGAATGTCTGCGGATTGGAGGGAGCTAACAGTACGGAGTTTGAACCCGCGACCCCGCATCCCGTCATTGCGCTGCTTGACGACCAGAAGGAAGTGACCGGCAAGGGTGGGTCGATGCGCCTCGGTTCCTGGCCCGCCTTGCTGAAGGCCGATTCGCTCGCTCACAAGATCTACGGGCAGCCTGAGATCGCCGAGCGTCACCGTCACCGCTACGAGTTCAACAACGCCTACCGTGAGCGCATGGAGGAGAAGGGTTTGGTCATTTCCGGCACCTCTCCGGATGGTTCACTTGTCGAGATCATCGAGTACCGCGACCACCCCTGGTTCATCGCCGTACAGTTCCACCCGGAGTTCCTCAGCAAGCCCGAGGCACCGCATCCGCTCTTCGACGAGTTTATTCGGGCCTCGCTTGCCAACGCCTGA
- the tal gene encoding transaldolase has product MNQLEALKQFTTVVADTGNFAEIKKFQPQDATTNPSLILKAVLQPEYRTLLDKAIADNKGSSLSGSALWKKIIDDTLILFGCEILKIVPGRVSTEVDARLSFDTEATLEKARYLIGLYKSVGIDRERVLIKIASSWEGIRAAEILQKEGINCNLTLMFSMPQAVACAEAKARLISPFVGRIYDYYKATTGKEYVGMEDPGVQSVHKIYNYFKKFGYETQVMGASFRNTGEIVALAGCDLLTISPDILEKLEQSTEPMPRVLSPEAAKEMEIERIPFDEKSFRWLLNEDAMATDKLAEGIRKFGADIVKLEGMIAQAC; this is encoded by the coding sequence ATGAACCAACTCGAAGCCCTCAAGCAATTCACCACCGTTGTCGCCGACACGGGCAATTTCGCCGAGATCAAGAAGTTCCAGCCCCAGGATGCCACGACGAACCCCTCGCTCATCCTAAAGGCTGTTCTCCAGCCTGAGTATCGCACGCTTCTCGACAAGGCGATCGCCGACAACAAGGGATCCAGTCTCTCCGGTTCTGCTCTCTGGAAGAAGATTATCGACGACACGCTTATCCTGTTCGGCTGTGAGATTCTCAAGATCGTACCCGGTCGCGTCAGCACCGAAGTGGATGCCCGCCTCTCCTTTGACACCGAGGCCACCCTCGAGAAGGCCCGCTATCTGATCGGCCTCTACAAGAGCGTTGGCATCGACCGCGAGCGCGTCCTGATCAAGATCGCATCTTCCTGGGAGGGTATCCGTGCCGCTGAAATTCTCCAGAAGGAAGGCATCAACTGCAACCTGACCCTCATGTTCTCGATGCCCCAGGCTGTCGCCTGCGCCGAGGCCAAGGCACGTCTTATCTCTCCCTTTGTCGGTCGTATCTACGACTATTACAAGGCGACCACCGGCAAGGAATATGTCGGCATGGAGGACCCTGGTGTCCAGTCGGTGCACAAGATCTACAACTACTTCAAGAAGTTCGGCTACGAGACCCAGGTCATGGGTGCCAGCTTCCGCAACACCGGCGAAATCGTTGCGCTTGCAGGCTGCGATCTCCTCACCATCAGCCCTGATATCCTTGAGAAGCTGGAGCAGTCCACGGAGCCGATGCCCCGCGTCCTGAGCCCCGAGGCCGCCAAGGAGATGGAGATCGAGCGGATTCCTTTCGATGAGAAGAGCTTCCGCTGGCTCTTGAACGAAGATGCTATGGCCACCGATAAGCTGGCCGAGGGCATCCGCAAGTTCGGCGCCGACATCGTCAAGCTCGAGGGCATGATCGCTCAGGCTTGCTGA
- a CDS encoding NTP transferase domain-containing protein produces MSSSLDRLHVFIMAGGSGERFWPASRTATPKHLLKLLGEQTLLEQTVRRFEGVIPFERIFILTNVAQIEATLAAVPFLPAENIIAEPAKRDTAPAAALATGIARSRNSDAIVGLFPADAMIHDTTAFRRQLTEATEFVAVNTSILTFSITPTHASTGFGYLQLGAPISAPGTTRIVSVERFIEKPHADRAQDFFLGKKHGWNAGMFLWQAATFLEECRKQQPELERFILGFPSSGSVGSFSAYLAEAFPKLPKISVDFAIMEKATSVVAAIAEYDWDDVGSWTALPDHLGKDAQENTLQGRVVTLDAGRNIVVAGKRTIALCGVSDLVVVETEDAILVCHRNAVQQIKNLPLPPELK; encoded by the coding sequence ATGTCCTCCTCTCTAGATCGTCTTCACGTCTTCATCATGGCGGGAGGGAGTGGTGAGCGCTTCTGGCCCGCCAGTCGCACAGCGACTCCCAAGCATTTGCTAAAACTTCTGGGTGAGCAGACCCTTTTAGAACAAACCGTCCGCAGATTTGAGGGAGTTATTCCCTTTGAGCGGATCTTTATCCTGACCAATGTCGCCCAGATCGAGGCGACGCTGGCTGCCGTCCCATTCCTTCCTGCTGAGAACATTATTGCCGAACCGGCCAAGCGCGACACGGCCCCAGCCGCTGCACTCGCGACTGGAATCGCCAGAAGCCGCAATTCCGATGCTATCGTTGGCCTCTTTCCGGCGGATGCCATGATCCATGATACAACCGCTTTCCGGAGACAGCTGACCGAGGCGACGGAATTCGTGGCAGTGAATACCTCCATCCTGACCTTCTCGATTACCCCGACCCATGCCTCGACCGGCTTCGGCTACCTCCAACTTGGAGCGCCGATTTCCGCACCGGGCACCACCCGTATCGTCTCCGTCGAGCGCTTTATTGAGAAGCCGCATGCCGACCGTGCACAAGACTTCTTCCTTGGAAAGAAGCATGGGTGGAATGCCGGGATGTTCCTTTGGCAGGCCGCGACCTTTCTGGAAGAGTGCCGTAAGCAGCAGCCCGAGCTGGAACGCTTTATCTTGGGATTCCCATCCTCGGGTTCCGTGGGTTCCTTTAGCGCCTATCTTGCAGAAGCTTTTCCCAAGCTTCCCAAGATCTCCGTCGATTTCGCTATCATGGAGAAGGCCACCAGCGTCGTGGCAGCTATCGCCGAGTATGACTGGGATGATGTTGGTTCCTGGACCGCCCTCCCTGATCACCTCGGCAAGGATGCTCAGGAGAATACCCTGCAAGGCCGGGTCGTTACCCTCGACGCCGGGCGCAATATCGTCGTCGCCGGCAAGCGGACGATCGCCCTCTGCGGGGTAAGCGACCTTGTGGTTGTCGAGACAGAGGACGCCATCCTTGTCTGCCACCGCAACGCCGTTCAACAGATCAAGAACTTGCCTCTCCCTCCGGAGCTGAAGTGA
- a CDS encoding type II toxin-antitoxin system HicB family antitoxin — MPIRIEIDQEEDGRWIAEIPMIPGCMSYGVTRNKAIRSVEALALRILADQVEAGDDLIASTAFYAWKASPCLQH, encoded by the coding sequence ATGCCTATTCGTATTGAGATAGATCAGGAGGAAGATGGTCGATGGATTGCCGAGATTCCTATGATTCCGGGCTGCATGAGCTACGGCGTGACACGCAACAAGGCAATACGATCCGTTGAAGCCCTTGCCCTGCGCATCCTGGCCGATCAGGTCGAGGCAGGCGATGACCTGATTGCCAGCACCGCGTTCTACGCTTGGAAGGCAAGCCCCTGCTTGCAGCATTAA
- a CDS encoding 2-oxoisovalerate dehydrogenase: MSSEIIFEVREDETEGGYTASALGFGIHTQGETMEEVRSMVKEAVECYFEDEAESPSVIRLHFVRDEVMAR; encoded by the coding sequence ATGAGTAGTGAGATCATCTTTGAGGTCAGGGAAGACGAGACTGAGGGGGGCTATACCGCCTCGGCGCTTGGATTTGGCATCCATACTCAGGGAGAGACCATGGAAGAAGTGCGATCCATGGTGAAAGAAGCGGTAGAGTGCTACTTCGAGGATGAAGCTGAATCACCCAGCGTCATCCGCCTTCACTTTGTCAGGGATGAAGTGATGGCACGATGA
- a CDS encoding type II toxin-antitoxin system HicA family toxin: MKLPRDILGSELVKALKVMGYAVVRQRGSHISIATEVNGPNKEVIPNHRPIKTGTLSGILKSISAHHGLTMDELLGKLDL, translated from the coding sequence ATGAAGCTTCCCCGCGATATCCTTGGATCTGAGCTGGTCAAGGCACTGAAGGTCATGGGATACGCAGTGGTCCGACAGAGGGGTTCGCATATCAGTATTGCTACTGAGGTTAATGGTCCCAACAAGGAAGTCATCCCAAACCATCGCCCCATCAAGACCGGAACCCTTTCTGGAATCTTAAAAAGTATTTCAGCCCATCACGGATTGACCATGGATGAATTGTTGGGGAAGTTGGATCTCTAG
- a CDS encoding antitoxin codes for MIKTQIQLPDALYRQLKNLASDREWSLAETLRRSAEMFLATQPASGKRLGAWKLPAARHGGAFLSPETEWTELAHGE; via the coding sequence ATGATCAAGACGCAGATCCAGCTGCCCGACGCCCTTTACAGGCAACTTAAGAACCTAGCCTCCGACAGGGAGTGGTCCCTAGCCGAGACGCTACGCCGCTCTGCGGAGATGTTCTTGGCAACCCAGCCGGCGTCTGGAAAGCGGCTCGGTGCTTGGAAACTTCCCGCGGCCCGGCATGGAGGTGCTTTCCTTTCTCCAGAAACAGAATGGACAGAGTTGGCTCACGGTGAGTAA
- a CDS encoding type II toxin-antitoxin system VapC family toxin: protein MISFDTNILVHASNLDSAENTAARDFLESLAEREDVVVCELMLVETYLKLRNSRIMQNPYAAEEAGAFCQALRSNPNWTLVENAPVMGEVWAMASGRDFAIRRIIDARLAMTLRHFGVSEFATANGKDFEGFGFTRVWNPLQNV, encoded by the coding sequence ATGATTTCCTTCGACACAAATATCCTAGTCCACGCCTCCAACCTCGACTCTGCAGAGAACACCGCGGCTAGGGATTTCCTAGAGTCGCTTGCAGAACGCGAGGATGTGGTGGTTTGCGAGCTGATGCTCGTGGAGACCTACCTCAAGCTCCGCAACTCCCGGATCATGCAAAACCCGTATGCTGCCGAGGAGGCCGGGGCATTCTGCCAAGCTCTCCGCTCCAATCCAAACTGGACTCTCGTCGAGAACGCTCCCGTCATGGGCGAGGTATGGGCCATGGCGAGCGGGCGCGACTTCGCGATTCGGCGCATCATCGACGCCCGTCTTGCCATGACCCTACGGCACTTCGGGGTGAGTGAATTCGCTACCGCCAACGGCAAGGACTTTGAGGGATTCGGCTTCACGCGGGTCTGGAACCCGCTTCAGAACGTCTAG
- a CDS encoding ATP-binding protein, with protein MITRALLPILEQSLREDPIVFLKGPRQAGKSTLVQHLQGNRTYMTMDDLVVLSAAQSDPQGFVEGLPDQITIDEVQRVPGIFLPIKRAVDRERKPGRFLLTGSAEITALPHVADTLAGRMRTLTLLPLSRSEIAGASMDMIGRFFGPEPWMPSGSAKSHAQLADLIVRGGYPEAIARPSHEAARRWLRSYVQTIIERDLLEVSRVENVSQVFRLLTLLAGRTATLLNVSDLSRVLAAPQTSIKRYLALLEAVFLTDCLPAWSGGATARLARQQKIFLTDTGIASVLAGVDETALVANPVLLGQMIETLVIGEVSKAAGWAGKPVRLYHYRSHDQNEVDLVIEGEDGRICGIEIKLSGGVDGSHFKGLRHLKQVAGKRFHHGYLVYAGSSAVGFEERLSTLPLSALLGG; from the coding sequence ATGATTACTCGGGCGCTTCTTCCAATCCTAGAGCAAAGCCTTCGGGAAGATCCTATTGTTTTTCTTAAAGGTCCTCGCCAAGCGGGGAAATCCACCCTCGTTCAACATCTCCAGGGGAACAGGACTTACATGACCATGGACGACTTGGTGGTACTTTCCGCAGCTCAGAGTGATCCCCAGGGATTTGTCGAGGGATTGCCTGATCAGATCACGATCGACGAGGTACAGAGAGTGCCCGGCATTTTCCTCCCCATCAAGCGGGCCGTTGATCGCGAGCGCAAGCCCGGACGTTTTCTCTTGACCGGATCGGCCGAAATCACGGCCCTTCCCCACGTTGCTGACACCTTGGCGGGCCGTATGAGGACATTGACCCTGCTTCCGCTCTCCCGGAGCGAGATCGCTGGAGCGAGTATGGATATGATAGGGAGATTCTTTGGCCCAGAGCCATGGATGCCCTCAGGTTCCGCCAAGAGTCACGCCCAACTTGCCGATCTCATCGTGCGTGGCGGATATCCTGAAGCCATTGCACGTCCATCCCATGAGGCCGCGCGCCGGTGGCTTCGCTCTTATGTGCAGACGATCATCGAGCGCGACCTACTTGAGGTGAGTCGTGTGGAGAACGTCAGTCAGGTCTTCCGCCTGCTCACGCTCCTGGCTGGACGGACAGCAACCCTGCTCAACGTTTCCGATCTCTCCAGGGTACTGGCAGCCCCACAGACATCGATCAAGCGCTATCTGGCATTGCTGGAAGCGGTCTTTCTGACCGATTGTCTTCCTGCCTGGTCGGGTGGTGCGACGGCAAGGCTGGCGCGTCAGCAGAAAATCTTCCTGACAGACACAGGTATTGCTTCCGTCCTTGCCGGAGTGGACGAGACAGCTTTGGTTGCCAATCCCGTCCTGCTCGGCCAGATGATTGAGACCCTGGTCATCGGCGAAGTCTCGAAGGCGGCCGGATGGGCAGGGAAACCGGTCAGGCTTTACCATTACCGCTCTCACGACCAGAACGAAGTGGATCTTGTGATCGAAGGCGAGGACGGCAGGATTTGCGGCATCGAGATCAAACTCTCCGGGGGGGTTGATGGATCTCACTTCAAAGGACTCCGGCATCTCAAACAGGTCGCAGGGAAGCGTTTCCATCACGGCTACCTCGTATACGCAGGCTCCTCGGCGGTGGGCTTTGAGGAGAGATTGTCAACCCTTCCCCTCTCAGCCCTATTGGGTGGGTAG
- a CDS encoding ATP-binding protein, producing MNWKRLAQQRLIKLASNFPAIVVLGSRQVGKTTLVREVFSHALYRDLESPLVRERYSADPAHELSMLGEMTILDEAQSVPEIFAALRGEIDARRGDGKCHFCILGSAQPALVRGISESLAGRVGIIDLDPLTPCETGLATSEHWIKGGFPEAVRGDFRGWWEPYLQAVLQRDLAAYGYRPDAFFLRRLLTMMAGQQGGLLNLSALGNSLGVSYHTVKHGLDLLEGVFLIRRLPPYFRNIGKRLVKSPRVYIRDTGLLHHLLNIGTPEQLDVHPARGASWEGFVMEDVIRRERLVRPHTQFSFWRTATGQEADLVMDRGGELIPIEIKANSGTNPHDARRLEGVLDDLGASRGYILGMGAPAEQLTARVSNQSLDLDPCWLPG from the coding sequence ATGAACTGGAAACGACTTGCACAGCAGAGGCTTATCAAGCTCGCATCCAACTTTCCGGCGATCGTTGTCTTGGGATCGCGTCAGGTAGGGAAAACCACCTTGGTCAGAGAAGTATTTAGTCATGCACTCTATCGGGATCTTGAGTCGCCCCTCGTGAGAGAGAGGTATTCCGCGGATCCGGCGCACGAGCTCTCCATGCTCGGGGAGATGACCATCCTGGACGAGGCGCAGAGTGTGCCGGAGATCTTTGCCGCGCTTCGAGGGGAGATCGACGCGAGAAGGGGGGATGGAAAGTGCCACTTCTGCATCCTCGGGTCTGCACAGCCCGCGCTGGTGCGGGGGATTTCCGAGTCACTGGCTGGCCGCGTTGGCATCATCGATCTCGATCCTCTGACCCCATGTGAGACCGGGTTGGCTACGTCCGAACATTGGATCAAGGGAGGCTTTCCCGAGGCCGTGCGAGGTGACTTCCGAGGCTGGTGGGAACCTTATCTGCAGGCGGTTCTTCAGCGTGATTTGGCGGCCTACGGCTATCGACCTGATGCTTTTTTTCTCAGGCGTTTACTGACCATGATGGCTGGTCAGCAGGGGGGATTGTTGAATCTCTCCGCCTTGGGAAACTCCCTCGGCGTCAGCTACCATACCGTCAAGCATGGCCTTGATTTGTTAGAAGGGGTTTTTCTCATCCGGAGATTGCCACCCTATTTCCGGAACATAGGGAAGCGCCTCGTGAAATCCCCCCGTGTTTACATCCGCGACACCGGCCTCTTGCACCATCTGCTGAATATCGGGACCCCGGAGCAGCTGGATGTCCATCCGGCACGGGGAGCCAGCTGGGAGGGCTTTGTTATGGAGGATGTGATCCGACGTGAACGGCTCGTTCGACCCCATACCCAGTTCTCATTCTGGAGAACGGCAACGGGGCAGGAAGCGGATCTCGTCATGGATAGAGGAGGGGAACTCATCCCGATCGAGATCAAGGCCAACAGCGGCACCAACCCGCATGATGCTAGACGACTGGAGGGAGTGCTTGATGACTTGGGGGCAAGCCGGGGGTACATCCTTGGGATGGGGGCGCCAGCGGAGCAACTTACTGCCAGGGTCTCCAACCAATCCCTGGATCTTGATCCCTGCTGGCTCCCCGGGTGA
- a CDS encoding DUF5615 family PIN-like protein, with the protein MRFLVDAQLPPALARWLGEKGYSATAVRDAGFLKSDDGSIRNFARDGGWIDPRRWEERDAG; encoded by the coding sequence ATGCGCTTCCTGGTGGATGCGCAGTTGCCGCCCGCACTGGCACGCTGGCTCGGGGAAAAGGGATACTCAGCGACCGCGGTGAGGGATGCAGGTTTTCTAAAATCCGATGATGGGAGCATTCGTAACTTTGCCAGGGATGGCGGCTGGATTGACCCGAGAAGATGGGAAGAGCGCGACGCTGGTTAA